The genomic DNA TGTCCTTTTTTATTCGGTAGAAAAGTATGGAGTAAAAGAATGTGTATTAGGTATGGCGCATCGTGGACGTTTAAGCACATTGGTTAATATATTTAGAAAACCATTAAATGAGCTTTTTAGCGAGTTTGACGGTAAAGATTTTGAAGATGAAAATATTGATGGTGATGTAAAGTACCATTTAGGTTTAACTTTAGATAAAACCTATCAAAACGGGAAGAATATTAAGATGAATTTGGTGCCAAATCCATCGCATTTAGAAACGGTTGCTCCCGTTGCAGAAGGTATTACCCGTGCAAAGATTGATAGCGATTATGAGGGTGATAATTCAAAAATATTGCCAATTATAGTACACGGAGATGCAGCCATTGCCGGACAAGGCGTTGTATATGAAGTGGGGCAAATGAGTCAGTTAAATGGTTATAAAACAGGAGGGACTGTTCATATTGTAGTTAATAACCAAATTGGTTTTACTACCAATTATTTAGATGCACGATCTAGTACCTATTGTACAGATGTTGCCAAAGTAACTTTATCGCCTGTATTGCATGTTAATGCGGATGATGCCGAAGCAGTAGTACATGCTGTTGAGATGGCTTTGGAATATAGAATGCGTTATAAAAAAGACGTATATATAGATTTATTGGGTTACCGTAAATATGGGCACAATGAAGGAGATGAGCCTCGCTTTACACAACCTAAATTGTATAAAAATATAGCAAAGCACTCTAATCCGTTTAAAATATATTCTGAAAAGTTAATTGCAGAAAATACCATAGATAAAGCCTACGTAGATAAAATTGTAGCAGATTTTAAAGAGACCTTGGAAAAAGAATATGCTAAATCTAAAGAAGCAGAATCTTCGAAAGTTAGAGAGTTTATGCAAGAGCGTTGGTCTGCGTTTGAACGTAAAGACATAGGCGGTATGCTTGAAACCGTGGAAACAAAGTATCCAAAGAATAAATTAGAAGGTATTTCAAAAATAGTATCAACAGTTCCAGAAGGCGTTAAGTTTTTACGTAAAGCTGAAAGAATTCTTGATGGGCGTAAAAAAATGGTTTTTGAAACCGATACATTAGATTGGGGAATGGCTGAAACTTTAGCCTATGGTAGTTTGATGGAAGAAGGTTACAACGTACGTATTTCGGGTCAGGATGTAGAGCGAGGAACATTTAGCCACCGCCATGCTATTTTGCGTGATGAAATCTCTGAAGAACGGATTAATTTATTAAATACAAACCCGGATAATAAAGGTAAAATGGATATTTACAATTCTTTCTTATCTGAATATGGGGTGCTTGGTTTTGATTATGGTTATGCCATGGCTAATCCAAATACATTAACTATCTGGGAAGCACAGTTTGGTGATTTTAGTAATGGGGCACAGATTATTTTTGACCAATATTTATCGGCAGCAGAAGATAAATGGAAGTCTCAAAATGGTATTGTTGTCCTATTGCCTCATGGATACGAAGGACAAGGGTCTGAACATTCATCGGCGAGAATGGAGCGTTACTTACAATTGTGTGGCGAGGATAATATGATTGTTGCAGATTGCTCTACACCAGCAAACTTTTTCCACTTATTGCGTCGTCAAATGAAACGTGATTTCAGAAAACCTTTAGTTGTGTTTACGCCTAAAAGTTTATTGCGTCATCCAAAAGCTGTATCATCAATAAATGAATTAGCAAGTGGTCAATTTGAAGAAGTTATAGACGATACGATTGCTCCTAAAAATGTGAAAAAATTAGTTTTCTGTACAGGTAAATTCTATTATGAATTATTGGCAGAAAGAGAATCATTAGGAAGAGAAGATATTGCTTTAGTAAGAATCGAGCAATTATTTCCGCTACATTTAGAACGTGTACAAGACATTATAAATAAGTATCCAAATGTAGAAAACTATGTTTGGGCACAAGAAGAACCTAAAAACATGGGCGCTTGGAGTTTTATGGCACAACGTATGGATTTGGTGAAGTTAGAAGTAGCTTCAAGACCATATAGTTCGGTACCAGCACCAGGATCCAGTACAAGAGATAAGAGAAGACAACGATCTGTTATTGATGCTGTTTTCAATATCGACTAGTTTATATTAAAAAGAAATAATTCATATACAATTAAAATTATAAAGAATGATTTTAGAAATGAAAGTGCCTTCGCCAGGGGAATCCATTACAGAAGTGGAAATAGCAACATGGTTAGTGGAAGATGGAGATTATGTAGAGAAAGACCAGGCTATAGCAGAGGTAGATAGTGATAAAGCAACATTGGAATTACCAGCAGAAGTTAGTGGAACTATTACGCTTAAAGCGGAAGAAGGTGATGCTGTTGAAGTTGGAGCTGTTGTATGCTTAATTGATACAAGTGCAGCAAAACCAGAAGGGGATGCTCCTAAAGTAGAAAAAAAGGTTGAAGATAAACCGAATCCGAGTTCCCCTCCGAAGGAGGGGCTAGGGGAGGCAAAAACATATGCAACAGGTTCTGCAAGTCCTGCAGCTAAAAAGATTTTAGCAGAAAAAGGTATGGATGCAGCTTCTATTTCTGGAACAGGAAAAGATGGTAGAGTGACTAAAGAAGATGCTGTAAAAGCAGTACCGTCTATGGGAACACCAACAGGAGGTAGTAGAGGAACATCACGAAGTAAAATGTCTATGTTACGCCGTAAGGTTGCTGAACGTTTAGTTGAAGCTAAAAATACAACAGCCATGTTAACAACCTTTAATGAGGTTGACATGTCTCCAATTTTTGCACTACGTTCAGAATATAAAGAAACATTTAAAGCAAAGCACGGTGTTGGTTTAGGGTTTATGAGTTTCTTTACTTTGGCAGTTGTTAGAGCATTAAAAATGTATCCAGCAGTTAACTCAATGATTGATGGTAAAGAAATGATAAGCTATGATTTTTGCGATATTAGCATTGCTGTTTCTGGGCCTAAAGGATTGATGGTGCCTGTAATGAGAAACGTAGAGAATTTAAGTTTTAGAGGTGTTGAAGCAGAAGTGAAACGTTTAGCTATTCGTGCACGTGATGGGCAAATTACGGTTGATGAAATGACAGGAGGAACTTTTACAATATCTAATGGAGGTGTATTTGGTAGTATGTTATCTACGCCAATTATTAATCCACCGCAAAGCGGTATTTTAGGAATGCATAATATTGTAGAACGTCCAGTGGCCATTGATGGAAAAGTAGAAATACGTCCAATTATGTATGTAGCCCTTTCATATGACCACAGAATTATTGATGGTAAAGAGAGTGTTGGTTTTTTAGTTGCCGTAAAAGAAGCTTTAGAAAACCCAGTAGAATTATTAATGAATAATGATATTAAGAAGGCTTTAGAACTTTAATAAAAGCCTTGATTTTAAATAAAAAAAGGAGCTATCATCAAATTGATAGCTCCTTTTTCTTTAACTTAATATAAATAACTAACTAAAACACATTATAAGATTTATAGAAATAACAATAACAACTAAAACACCTAATCCTATCATACAGTATTTATCAATAACATCATTTCCTTTTTCCATTGTTGTTACTTTTAAACTTGTTATTATCTTAGATTATTTTGTTTAAAAACTCTGCACATTAGCTAAGCTAGTGCAGAGTTTTAGAAAAATTCTCTCTCAAAGAATTAATTAATAGCCCCGTAAAGGTATGCTGCATAGATGAAAAAAAAAATACGCAGTTCTACGTATTTTTTAACCGAAAAGAATTTCCCGAGGCTCTGCCTTAGGGTTTCCGTCCCATGAAATCGTAAGATTCATGAATTCA from Flavivirga abyssicola includes the following:
- a CDS encoding 2-oxoglutarate dehydrogenase E1 component is translated as MDKFSFLNAAHTAYFADLYDQYLQNPDSVEPSWRAFFQGYDFGSDNYGLDGEIVEGVSTQIPEHVQKEFNVVRLIDGYRMRGHLFTKTNPVRERRSYTPTLELQNFDLSENDLDTVFNAGEILGIGAKTLRRIITHLENIYCSSIGVEYMYLRNPEVISWWQTQLNENDNQPNYSVETKKYILSKLNQAVTFENFLQTKYVGQKRFSLEGGESLIPAISNVLFYSVEKYGVKECVLGMAHRGRLSTLVNIFRKPLNELFSEFDGKDFEDENIDGDVKYHLGLTLDKTYQNGKNIKMNLVPNPSHLETVAPVAEGITRAKIDSDYEGDNSKILPIIVHGDAAIAGQGVVYEVGQMSQLNGYKTGGTVHIVVNNQIGFTTNYLDARSSTYCTDVAKVTLSPVLHVNADDAEAVVHAVEMALEYRMRYKKDVYIDLLGYRKYGHNEGDEPRFTQPKLYKNIAKHSNPFKIYSEKLIAENTIDKAYVDKIVADFKETLEKEYAKSKEAESSKVREFMQERWSAFERKDIGGMLETVETKYPKNKLEGISKIVSTVPEGVKFLRKAERILDGRKKMVFETDTLDWGMAETLAYGSLMEEGYNVRISGQDVERGTFSHRHAILRDEISEERINLLNTNPDNKGKMDIYNSFLSEYGVLGFDYGYAMANPNTLTIWEAQFGDFSNGAQIIFDQYLSAAEDKWKSQNGIVVLLPHGYEGQGSEHSSARMERYLQLCGEDNMIVADCSTPANFFHLLRRQMKRDFRKPLVVFTPKSLLRHPKAVSSINELASGQFEEVIDDTIAPKNVKKLVFCTGKFYYELLAERESLGREDIALVRIEQLFPLHLERVQDIINKYPNVENYVWAQEEPKNMGAWSFMAQRMDLVKLEVASRPYSSVPAPGSSTRDKRRQRSVIDAVFNID
- the odhB gene encoding 2-oxoglutarate dehydrogenase complex dihydrolipoyllysine-residue succinyltransferase; the protein is MILEMKVPSPGESITEVEIATWLVEDGDYVEKDQAIAEVDSDKATLELPAEVSGTITLKAEEGDAVEVGAVVCLIDTSAAKPEGDAPKVEKKVEDKPNPSSPPKEGLGEAKTYATGSASPAAKKILAEKGMDAASISGTGKDGRVTKEDAVKAVPSMGTPTGGSRGTSRSKMSMLRRKVAERLVEAKNTTAMLTTFNEVDMSPIFALRSEYKETFKAKHGVGLGFMSFFTLAVVRALKMYPAVNSMIDGKEMISYDFCDISIAVSGPKGLMVPVMRNVENLSFRGVEAEVKRLAIRARDGQITVDEMTGGTFTISNGGVFGSMLSTPIINPPQSGILGMHNIVERPVAIDGKVEIRPIMYVALSYDHRIIDGKESVGFLVAVKEALENPVELLMNNDIKKALEL